The following coding sequences are from one Danio rerio strain Tuebingen ecotype United States chromosome 21, GRCz12tu, whole genome shotgun sequence window:
- the wdr41 gene encoding WD repeat-containing protein 41, producing MLRWILGGREAQGAVEKSAALFIGEEQPKNCFTEMQVLKGHFDIVRFLVQIDDLRFASAGDDGLVLIWNVETGDCLLELRGHTQQITAMTSYTFIRGGNTHTALITASSDRTLSLWDPDSGNRVQNISDLQSSVKCLLVLNLLDMWLSGGNELCVWNQDFELQCKTVHHSDTGISAMVELPKNFIAAAMDKEIVIFKLNVSGSDVAVMAIRHLADHQDTIHSLISINDGLFASGSHIGELIIWDSVDWTIQGYELILWEESKGDGHSEVKVTQQKQIERSIQHMSSDGELLVAAVGSGLYVYNVLTKTVVAYRKMAHDSNVLHTMIQTDGLMSCSEDGSVRMWELQDLPLPAEPASSGFFGMFGTFGRSSKHAGPPAKKLPEVPDLRSLELIGDLIGHSGAVQMFVSFEQKALVTCSTDHLLIVWKDGELQSQLRSLAVFQKLEENQQL from the exons ATGCTGCGATGGATTCTGGGCGGTCGAGAGGCGCAGGGAGCAGTGGAG AAGAGCGCGGCGCTGTTCATTGGGGAGGAACAGCCCAAAAACTGCTTCACGGAGATGCAGGTGCTGAAAGGACACTTTGACATTGTTCGATTTCTGGTGCAGATTGATGACTTAAG GTTTGCGTCTGCAGGCGATGACGGCCTCGTGCTGATTTGGAATGTTGAG aCTGGTGATTGTTTGTTGGAGTTGCGCGGCCACACACAGCAGATCACAGCGATGACATCATACACCTTCATCagaggaggaaacacacacacagctctcatCACGGCCTCTTCAGATCGAACACTCAGT TTGTGGGATCCAGATTCAGGAAACCGAGTGCAGAATATATCAGATCTGCAGTCCTCTGTAAAG tgtttgCTGGTGTTGAATCTACTGGACATGTGGCTCTCAGGAGGAAATGAACTGTGTGTTTGGAACCAAGACTTTGAGCTGCAGTGTAAAACAGTTCATCACAGTGACACAG GAATTTCTGCAATGGTGGAGCTACCGAAGAACTTCATCGCAGCTGCCATGGATAAAGAGATTg TGATCTTCAAGTTGAACGTGTCTGGCTCAGATGTTGCAGTGATGGCCATCCGTCATCTAGCAGACCATCAGGACACCATTCATTCTCTCATCAGCATCAACG ATGGCTTGTTTGCGAGTGGCTCTCATATCGGTGAGCTCATCATTTGGGATTCAGTTGATTGGACGATCCAGGGTTATGAGCTCATATTGTGGGAGGAGTCAAAGGGAGACGGCCATTCAGAGGTCAAGGTGACTCAGCAGAAGCAAATCGAGAGGTCCATTCAACACATGAGCTCAGACGGAGAG CTTTTAGTGGCAGCGGTGGGCAGTGGTCTGTATGTTTATAATGTGCTGACGAAGACTGTGGTGGCCTACAGAAAAATGGCCCACGACTCCAACGTCCTGCACACCATGATCCAGACGGACGG gcTGATGTCGTGTTCTGAGGACGGCAGCGTGAGGATGTGGGAATTACAGGACCTCCCCCTTCCTGCTGAGCCCGCCTCCTCAG GGTTTTTCGGGATGTTCGGCACTTTCGGCAGGTCCAGCAAGCACGCAGGACCCCCAGCCAAGAAACTCCCAGAAGTCCCAGATCTGCGTTCATTGGAGCTCATCGGAGATCTGATTGGCCACTCTGGAGCCGTGCAG aTGTTTGTGAGTTTTGAGCAGAAGGCTCTGGTCACCTGCTCCACTGATCATCTGCTGATCGTCTGGAAGGATGGAGAGCTTCAGTCTCAGCTGCGCAGCCTCGCCGTCTTCCAGAAACTGGAGGAAAACCAGCAGCTCTGA
- the wdr41 gene encoding WD repeat-containing protein 41 isoform X1, with translation MTSYTFIRGGNTHTALITASSDRTLSLWDPDSGNRVQNISDLQSSVKCLLVLNLLDMWLSGGNELCVWNQDFELQCKTVHHSDTGISAMVELPKNFIAAAMDKEIVIFKLNVSGSDVAVMAIRHLADHQDTIHSLISINDGLFASGSHIGELIIWDSVDWTIQGYELILWEESKGDGHSEVKVTQQKQIERSIQHMSSDGELLVAAVGSGLYVYNVLTKTVVAYRKMAHDSNVLHTMIQTDGLMSCSEDGSVRMWELQDLPLPAEPASSGFFGMFGTFGRSSKHAGPPAKKLPEVPDLRSLELIGDLIGHSGAVQMFVSFEQKALVTCSTDHLLIVWKDGELQSQLRSLAVFQKLEENQQL, from the exons ATGACATCATACACCTTCATCagaggaggaaacacacacacagctctcatCACGGCCTCTTCAGATCGAACACTCAGT TTGTGGGATCCAGATTCAGGAAACCGAGTGCAGAATATATCAGATCTGCAGTCCTCTGTAAAG tgtttgCTGGTGTTGAATCTACTGGACATGTGGCTCTCAGGAGGAAATGAACTGTGTGTTTGGAACCAAGACTTTGAGCTGCAGTGTAAAACAGTTCATCACAGTGACACAG GAATTTCTGCAATGGTGGAGCTACCGAAGAACTTCATCGCAGCTGCCATGGATAAAGAGATTg TGATCTTCAAGTTGAACGTGTCTGGCTCAGATGTTGCAGTGATGGCCATCCGTCATCTAGCAGACCATCAGGACACCATTCATTCTCTCATCAGCATCAACG ATGGCTTGTTTGCGAGTGGCTCTCATATCGGTGAGCTCATCATTTGGGATTCAGTTGATTGGACGATCCAGGGTTATGAGCTCATATTGTGGGAGGAGTCAAAGGGAGACGGCCATTCAGAGGTCAAGGTGACTCAGCAGAAGCAAATCGAGAGGTCCATTCAACACATGAGCTCAGACGGAGAG CTTTTAGTGGCAGCGGTGGGCAGTGGTCTGTATGTTTATAATGTGCTGACGAAGACTGTGGTGGCCTACAGAAAAATGGCCCACGACTCCAACGTCCTGCACACCATGATCCAGACGGACGG gcTGATGTCGTGTTCTGAGGACGGCAGCGTGAGGATGTGGGAATTACAGGACCTCCCCCTTCCTGCTGAGCCCGCCTCCTCAG GGTTTTTCGGGATGTTCGGCACTTTCGGCAGGTCCAGCAAGCACGCAGGACCCCCAGCCAAGAAACTCCCAGAAGTCCCAGATCTGCGTTCATTGGAGCTCATCGGAGATCTGATTGGCCACTCTGGAGCCGTGCAG aTGTTTGTGAGTTTTGAGCAGAAGGCTCTGGTCACCTGCTCCACTGATCATCTGCTGATCGTCTGGAAGGATGGAGAGCTTCAGTCTCAGCTGCGCAGCCTCGCCGTCTTCCAGAAACTGGAGGAAAACCAGCAGCTCTGA